A stretch of Desulfotignum phosphitoxidans DSM 13687 DNA encodes these proteins:
- a CDS encoding AEC family transporter: MPILNTVLPIFSVIFLGWLARRKGYVPPQFIGPANRLVFYFAIPAMVFAAIAKGSLRTDFNPVLLGGTLAAVILCFGLTWGAGVVAKIPRRRFGTFVQSAFHGNLGYIGLAVAFYYLGQEGFVSASLLIGFIMILQNLLSVIILQCYSDKNPSRKGTRAGAVLFKIMGNPVIISAVAGICFSLTGLALPMVIARTLEIISGMALPLALLLIGATLNFDLMKAQLKPVLPATGIKLVILPGIGAVCYSLGGLSPEAYVPGLILLASPSATISYVMAVEMNGDADFAVTAISLSTLVSALTFSLWLHFI; the protein is encoded by the coding sequence ATGCCGATTCTTAACACGGTCCTCCCTATCTTCAGTGTGATTTTTCTGGGCTGGCTGGCCCGGCGGAAGGGATATGTTCCGCCCCAGTTCATCGGACCCGCCAACCGGCTGGTGTTTTATTTCGCCATTCCCGCCATGGTATTTGCCGCCATTGCCAAAGGATCGTTGAGAACCGATTTCAACCCGGTGCTTCTGGGGGGCACCCTGGCGGCCGTCATCCTGTGCTTCGGATTGACCTGGGGAGCTGGAGTTGTCGCAAAAATTCCCCGCCGGCGGTTCGGCACTTTTGTCCAGAGCGCGTTTCACGGGAACTTAGGATATATCGGCCTGGCAGTGGCATTTTATTACCTGGGTCAGGAGGGGTTTGTCAGCGCCAGTCTGCTTATCGGGTTTATCATGATTTTACAGAATCTGCTGTCCGTGATCATTTTGCAGTGCTACAGCGATAAAAATCCGTCCCGGAAGGGTACCAGGGCCGGGGCCGTGCTTTTTAAAATCATGGGCAATCCCGTGATTATATCCGCTGTGGCAGGGATCTGTTTTTCATTGACCGGGCTGGCATTGCCCATGGTGATCGCCCGAACCCTGGAGATTATTTCCGGTATGGCATTGCCCCTGGCCCTGCTGCTCATCGGGGCGACCCTGAATTTTGATCTGATGAAAGCACAGCTCAAACCCGTGTTGCCGGCCACCGGTATCAAACTGGTCATATTGCCCGGGATCGGGGCCGTGTGTTATTCCCTGGGGGGACTTTCTCCGGAAGCGTATGTGCCCGGACTGATTCTGCTGGCTTCGCCATCCGCCACCATCAGTTATGTCATGGCCGTGGAAATGAACGGAGATGCGGATTTTGCCGTGACTGCCATCTCTTTGAGCACCCTGGTGTCGGCCCTGACCTTTTCTTTGTGGCTTCATTTCATCTGA